The following proteins come from a genomic window of Gynuella sunshinyii YC6258:
- a CDS encoding TlpA disulfide reductase family protein, with protein sequence MKKLAIAFFLLLSASWSLALSEGDNAPLFKAKSLSGGDVVELRSFRGKVVYLDFWASWCGPCRKSLPELNKLRAELAGQGFEVVAVNLDENAEDGLGFLKQFPVDYPIAADSSGKLPEAYGVEAMPTSYIIDQQGVIRMVHAGYRDGDIAEIKAKVLQLLKK encoded by the coding sequence ATGAAAAAGTTAGCTATTGCATTCTTTTTGTTGCTGTCGGCTTCTTGGAGCTTGGCTTTGTCTGAAGGAGATAACGCACCGTTATTCAAGGCGAAATCTTTGTCCGGTGGTGACGTTGTTGAATTACGGAGCTTTCGTGGAAAGGTAGTTTATCTGGATTTTTGGGCTTCGTGGTGCGGGCCATGTCGAAAATCACTTCCAGAACTCAATAAATTGAGAGCTGAACTGGCTGGTCAAGGTTTTGAAGTTGTCGCAGTGAATTTGGACGAAAATGCTGAGGATGGTCTTGGGTTTCTTAAGCAGTTCCCAGTAGATTATCCGATTGCAGCAGATAGTTCAGGAAAACTGCCAGAGGCTTATGGAGTAGAAGCAATGCCAACTTCCTATATCATCGATCAGCAGGGAGTTATCAGAATGGTACATGCTGGTTATCGTGATGGTGATATTGCTGAAATTAAAGCCAAGGTATTACAGCTTCTAAAAAAATAA
- the fur gene encoding ferric iron uptake transcriptional regulator gives MTQDKPKELRKLGLKVTVPRLKILQMLEESENRHMSAEDVYKSFLESGEDVGLATVYRVLTQFESAGLVTKHNFDGGHSVFELADGDHHDHMVCIDSGEVIEFVDEEIEALQKRIADKYGYDLIDHNLVLYVKPRS, from the coding sequence ATGACACAGGACAAGCCTAAAGAATTACGTAAACTTGGTTTAAAGGTTACCGTGCCCAGGCTGAAGATTCTGCAGATGCTTGAAGAATCTGAAAACCGCCATATGAGCGCCGAAGATGTGTATAAGTCGTTTCTGGAGTCTGGCGAAGATGTTGGGCTGGCGACTGTATACCGGGTTTTGACCCAATTTGAGAGTGCAGGGCTGGTAACCAAACATAATTTTGATGGTGGTCATTCCGTATTTGAGCTGGCTGATGGTGATCATCATGACCATATGGTATGTATCGATTCTGGTGAAGTGATTGAGTTCGTTGATGAGGAAATCGAGGCTTTACAGAAGAGGATTGCAGACAAATACGGTTATGACCTGATCGATCATAATTTGGTGTTATACGTCAAGCCCAGAAGTTGA
- a CDS encoding TetR/AcrR family transcriptional regulator — MARRSDHSREEIKEMALEAAVNILENEGSKGISARNVAKAIGYTVGTLYLVFENQRDMLLHLNALSLDDLDAWLEEHTGSGATPTENLLQLADAYISYAVEKSARWNLLFEIQVDESNELPDWYLMRLGRLFGRVESILSPLAKQHGELEIQRAARVLWAGVHGICMLKIRQRLTLAGGQSPNEMTKMLVDNFLEGFGK, encoded by the coding sequence ATGGCAAGACGAAGCGATCACAGCCGTGAAGAGATCAAAGAAATGGCCCTCGAAGCGGCGGTCAATATTCTGGAAAACGAGGGGAGTAAGGGGATCAGCGCGCGCAATGTCGCCAAGGCCATCGGCTATACCGTTGGTACTCTCTATCTGGTGTTCGAAAACCAGCGCGATATGCTGCTACACCTTAATGCCCTGAGCCTGGACGACCTGGATGCCTGGCTCGAAGAACATACCGGTTCTGGCGCTACTCCGACTGAAAACCTGCTGCAACTGGCCGACGCTTATATCAGTTATGCCGTCGAAAAAAGCGCCCGTTGGAATCTGCTGTTCGAGATTCAAGTGGATGAGAGTAACGAATTGCCTGATTGGTATTTGATGCGCCTTGGTCGCCTTTTTGGCCGGGTAGAGTCGATTCTGTCGCCCCTGGCGAAGCAACATGGTGAACTGGAGATCCAGCGCGCAGCTCGGGTGTTATGGGCGGGGGTGCATGGCATCTGTATGTTGAAGATACGTCAGCGTCTCACCCTGGCTGGTGGTCAAAGTCCTAACGAAATGACGAAGATGCTGGTTGATAATTTTCTGGAAGGTTTCGGTAAGTAG
- a CDS encoding VIT and vWA domain-containing protein: MNGRNSDYSLWQCIVFTAALLLCFITLPSNAAGLLTPTNGSLPALELRDHHVNVVIENGYVVTTVEQVFHNPHPQDLEAIYSFPVPEHGAVNEFTMWIDGKPITGEVLEKQEARRVYEEEKQAGRDAGITEKHSYKSFDISVSPVRAGQDTRIRLTYLQTAHLDTGIGRYNYPLEEGGVDDEKLSFWTANDKVTHSFSFDLTLRSAYPVGAIRIPNQPLAQVSQNNNGDWHVHLAKGGTYDQETGTTTEAQQNNGGVVHTLDQDILVYWRMKEGLPGSVDLVTYKPDASKRGTFMMTITPGDDLAPITEGSDWLFILDLSGSMQGKYATLAAGVEKALGKMRPNDRFRLILFNDRAWELTNGYINATPEAIANYSQKLNSIQPNNGTDLYAGLKLGLNSLEADRSSAIILVTDGVANVGETAQQRFLELLKTKDVRLFTFIMGNGANRPMLEALAHHSNGFAVSISNSDDIVGKILEASSKVTHQALHGVKLNISGIKVADLTPEDIGSLYRGQQLIVMGHYWGDGEAQVTLEGKISGTPKQYSTRFNFPGTANLHPELERIWAFATIEQMQQQIEDFGENADTKQAITDLALEHSLVTDYTSMLVLRDEVFESRGIDRNNRDRIATEQQAQEQRAAQPVQSYNVDKDQPMYNNTPRATYSGGGSGGSFGGIWTLGLLLLLLRRFKA, translated from the coding sequence ATGAACGGACGAAACTCTGACTACAGCCTCTGGCAATGCATTGTGTTCACCGCTGCACTGCTACTCTGCTTTATCACCCTGCCCAGCAATGCCGCAGGGTTACTCACCCCAACCAATGGCAGCTTGCCAGCACTGGAGTTACGCGATCACCATGTAAACGTCGTCATCGAGAACGGTTACGTTGTCACCACTGTTGAGCAGGTTTTCCATAACCCCCACCCACAAGATCTTGAAGCAATCTATTCATTCCCGGTACCGGAACACGGCGCAGTCAATGAATTTACTATGTGGATCGATGGCAAACCGATCACCGGTGAAGTATTGGAGAAACAAGAAGCCCGCAGAGTTTACGAAGAAGAGAAACAGGCCGGGCGCGATGCCGGTATTACCGAGAAACACAGCTACAAGAGTTTCGACATTTCAGTTTCGCCCGTGCGTGCAGGACAAGACACCCGCATACGTCTGACCTACCTGCAGACAGCCCACCTTGATACCGGCATCGGTCGTTACAACTACCCATTGGAAGAAGGCGGAGTAGACGATGAAAAGCTTTCATTCTGGACCGCCAATGACAAAGTCACCCACAGTTTCAGTTTCGATCTCACCCTGCGCTCGGCCTATCCCGTCGGTGCCATCCGTATTCCCAATCAACCACTGGCACAGGTCAGCCAGAACAACAATGGTGACTGGCACGTGCACCTGGCCAAAGGCGGCACCTATGACCAGGAAACAGGTACCACTACAGAAGCACAACAGAACAATGGCGGCGTAGTACACACGTTGGACCAGGACATTCTCGTCTACTGGCGTATGAAAGAAGGCCTGCCAGGCAGCGTCGATCTGGTGACGTACAAACCCGATGCCAGCAAACGTGGCACATTCATGATGACCATAACACCCGGCGATGACCTGGCACCCATCACCGAAGGTAGCGACTGGCTCTTCATACTTGATCTCTCTGGTTCCATGCAGGGCAAATACGCAACCCTGGCAGCTGGTGTTGAAAAGGCGTTGGGTAAAATGCGTCCTAATGACCGCTTTCGTTTGATCCTGTTTAATGACAGAGCCTGGGAACTGACCAACGGTTATATCAATGCAACACCTGAAGCAATTGCAAATTACAGCCAGAAACTGAACTCAATACAACCAAACAACGGCACCGACCTTTATGCCGGATTGAAACTGGGATTGAACTCACTGGAGGCAGATCGTAGCAGCGCCATCATTCTGGTAACCGACGGCGTCGCCAACGTGGGCGAGACGGCACAACAACGCTTTCTGGAACTGCTGAAAACCAAAGACGTTCGCCTCTTCACCTTCATCATGGGTAACGGCGCCAACCGTCCGATGCTGGAAGCCCTGGCGCACCACTCCAACGGTTTTGCGGTCAGCATCTCCAACAGCGACGACATAGTTGGCAAAATCCTGGAAGCCTCCAGCAAGGTGACTCACCAGGCCCTGCACGGAGTTAAGCTGAACATCAGTGGTATCAAAGTTGCCGATCTGACCCCCGAAGATATCGGCTCACTCTATCGTGGTCAGCAGCTGATCGTCATGGGCCATTACTGGGGCGACGGTGAAGCGCAAGTGACCCTGGAAGGCAAAATATCAGGCACACCGAAGCAATACAGCACCCGTTTCAACTTTCCGGGCACAGCCAACCTGCATCCTGAACTGGAACGCATCTGGGCTTTTGCAACGATCGAACAGATGCAACAACAGATAGAGGACTTCGGTGAGAATGCCGACACCAAACAGGCAATCACCGATCTTGCACTGGAACACAGTCTGGTGACTGACTACACCTCCATGCTGGTGTTACGGGACGAAGTATTTGAATCCCGAGGTATTGATCGCAACAACCGCGACCGCATTGCAACCGAACAACAGGCACAGGAACAACGCGCAGCGCAACCGGTACAGTCATACAATGTCGATAAAGATCAACCAATGTACAACAACACCCCACGTGCCACTTACAGTGGTGGTGGTAGCGGCGGTTCGTTCGGTGGTATCTGGACCCTGGGACTGTTATTGCTTCTGCTGCGACGGTTCAAAGCCTAA
- the recN gene encoding DNA repair protein RecN: protein MLTHLHISDFTIVSELNIELHKGMTAVTGETGAGKSIMLDALGYALGNRADSGVVRPGAEKADISATFMLEHIPSARTWLIAQALENGEAECVLRRVITSEGRSRAFINGKPVPAQQLKELGDLVIDLHNQHEHHSLLNTDVQRRLLDEFGGHETLAKKVADAYQEWRKLHQKVQQTQKAQDEKSARLQLLQYQLDELEALDLKENELQALEQEQTLLANGENTVNTLSQVISRCEGDESAPGILDALRSLNQQLQTLKSEQLRDIIETFSSAQIMIDDGLKELSNFLDNFEVDQQRLADVDQRLAIIYDLARKHQIHPDQLLETFRSLAQEFESLKDDEFNLEKWHKELEELQNTHQQLSHQLTEKRAKASIRLAKEVTQQLQLLSMKGAQLKVQLTPLTDKRFAIFGNEEIEFLIQTNAGLPFGPIQKIASGGELSRISLAIQVVCAQKSQIPTLIFDEVDVGISGATSEIVGRMLRHLGEKGQVLCVTHQPQVASLGHHHIQVTKTITRSGNTEVTLAYVTENSRIDEVARLLGGVELTSQTVAHAREMLVNGQKMH, encoded by the coding sequence GTGCTTACCCATCTTCACATCAGCGACTTTACGATTGTTTCCGAACTGAATATTGAGCTTCATAAGGGAATGACGGCCGTTACCGGTGAAACCGGGGCCGGCAAATCCATTATGCTCGACGCACTTGGTTATGCGCTAGGAAACCGGGCCGACAGCGGAGTTGTTCGCCCGGGAGCAGAAAAAGCGGATATCTCAGCCACCTTTATGTTAGAGCACATTCCATCTGCAAGAACCTGGCTGATCGCTCAGGCGCTTGAAAATGGCGAAGCGGAATGTGTACTGAGAAGAGTCATCACCTCTGAGGGCCGTTCCAGAGCATTTATTAATGGAAAACCAGTACCGGCCCAACAATTGAAAGAGCTGGGAGATCTAGTCATCGACCTCCATAATCAGCATGAACATCACTCTCTTCTGAATACCGATGTTCAGCGTCGTCTGTTGGATGAGTTCGGTGGACACGAAACACTTGCCAAAAAAGTGGCTGATGCTTATCAGGAATGGCGAAAACTCCACCAGAAGGTCCAACAAACCCAGAAAGCACAGGACGAAAAGTCCGCTCGCCTGCAATTGCTGCAATACCAACTTGATGAGCTGGAGGCATTGGACCTTAAGGAAAATGAATTACAGGCACTTGAGCAGGAACAAACCCTGCTGGCCAATGGCGAAAATACAGTCAACACATTGAGTCAGGTTATTTCCCGCTGCGAGGGGGATGAATCCGCCCCCGGGATTCTGGATGCTTTACGATCTCTGAATCAACAATTACAGACATTAAAATCAGAACAACTCAGAGATATCATTGAAACCTTTTCATCAGCGCAAATCATGATTGATGATGGCCTCAAAGAACTGAGTAACTTTCTGGATAACTTCGAAGTTGACCAGCAACGCTTGGCTGATGTGGATCAACGTCTGGCCATCATTTACGATCTGGCCAGAAAACACCAGATCCATCCAGACCAGTTATTAGAGACATTTCGGTCTTTAGCACAGGAATTCGAATCCCTAAAAGATGACGAATTCAATCTGGAAAAATGGCACAAAGAACTCGAAGAACTCCAGAATACTCACCAGCAGCTGAGCCATCAGCTCACGGAAAAACGCGCCAAAGCCAGTATCAGACTTGCAAAGGAAGTTACTCAGCAGCTCCAATTGCTATCTATGAAAGGCGCTCAGTTGAAAGTACAACTAACCCCCCTGACGGACAAGCGCTTTGCTATCTTTGGCAACGAGGAAATTGAATTTCTTATTCAAACCAACGCCGGGTTACCTTTTGGTCCCATTCAAAAAATAGCATCAGGGGGCGAACTGTCCCGTATAAGTCTCGCAATACAGGTCGTTTGCGCCCAAAAGAGCCAGATTCCGACACTGATTTTTGATGAAGTTGATGTCGGCATCAGCGGTGCAACTTCTGAAATCGTCGGCAGAATGTTGCGTCACCTGGGCGAAAAAGGCCAAGTGCTGTGTGTCACTCATCAACCTCAGGTCGCCAGTCTGGGACATCACCACATACAGGTTACCAAGACCATTACCCGCTCAGGCAATACCGAAGTAACGCTCGCTTATGTAACTGAAAACAGTCGTATAGATGAAGTGGCAAGACTATTGGGAGGTGTGGAGCTGACCTCACAAACCGTTGCACATGCTCGGGAAATGCTGGTAAACGGGCAAAAGATGCACTAG
- a CDS encoding MATE family efflux transporter — MNRLRSLPWKQTFHLAWPVALANLSFPMLGLVDASVLGHLDNPIFLAGVALGSSLIAFVFWGFNFLAMGLSGVTSSAYGAHNPGEIKTHLTQYAIVASTLIFMLLLLHKPLIEMGLQFMNSSPEVEQQARIYLQIRAWGIPAMIFNSMLIGFFTGMQNTRIGLYTVSVSQIINLVLNVVLVFRFNMSTNGIALGTVISEYIGVTFIFIALLKRYKRLGGTINWQLLLNVGYYKPMLATSFNLLIRSFLLLFSVTWLNKLSAQINDQTLAVNAILLSLFTLISNTQDATASAAEAQTGLALGAGNRQKLKEILITTGMIALAFSILLSLIFILLKDVIIHLMTNQTALQNLVSHNFIWVQILPLLAVLAFWLDGVFIGARLSGDMRNSVIAGFFGFFLISHFIPQTPEAVWCSFCLTYLVRSTWLLRIFLTKIWKKIVLEHQEECSLNNSKNIHDA, encoded by the coding sequence TTGAACAGACTGAGATCCCTACCCTGGAAACAGACCTTTCACCTGGCATGGCCTGTTGCTTTAGCCAACCTATCTTTTCCTATGTTGGGCCTGGTTGATGCCTCAGTATTGGGTCATCTGGATAACCCGATATTCCTGGCAGGCGTTGCTCTGGGCTCCAGCCTAATTGCTTTCGTTTTCTGGGGTTTCAATTTTCTGGCCATGGGCCTCTCCGGTGTTACTTCAAGCGCATACGGCGCCCACAATCCAGGTGAGATCAAAACTCATCTGACTCAATATGCAATAGTAGCCAGTACCCTCATATTCATGCTGTTATTGCTGCACAAGCCACTGATTGAAATGGGCCTGCAATTCATGAACTCCAGCCCTGAAGTTGAACAACAGGCTCGAATTTACCTGCAAATCCGAGCCTGGGGAATTCCTGCCATGATCTTTAACTCCATGCTGATTGGATTTTTTACTGGCATGCAAAATACTCGCATTGGCCTCTATACCGTTTCTGTTTCTCAGATAATCAACCTGGTGCTCAATGTTGTACTGGTATTTCGCTTCAATATGTCAACAAACGGTATTGCATTGGGTACCGTCATTAGCGAATACATTGGCGTTACCTTTATTTTTATAGCTTTGTTAAAACGCTACAAGCGCCTGGGTGGAACCATAAATTGGCAGTTGTTACTGAATGTCGGCTACTACAAACCCATGCTTGCGACCAGCTTTAACTTACTGATTCGTTCGTTTTTGCTGTTATTCAGTGTCACTTGGCTCAACAAACTTTCGGCCCAAATCAATGACCAGACACTTGCTGTGAACGCAATATTGTTATCTTTGTTTACGCTCATATCCAATACACAAGACGCTACAGCCTCCGCAGCAGAGGCTCAGACAGGATTGGCTCTGGGAGCCGGAAACAGGCAAAAACTCAAAGAAATTCTTATTACAACAGGCATGATTGCGCTTGCTTTTTCAATTCTCCTGAGCCTGATATTCATTTTACTCAAAGACGTAATTATTCATCTGATGACTAATCAAACTGCTTTACAGAATTTAGTCAGCCACAACTTTATATGGGTACAAATCCTACCTCTGCTTGCTGTTCTGGCTTTTTGGCTGGACGGTGTGTTTATCGGGGCAAGATTGTCTGGAGACATGAGAAACAGCGTTATCGCAGGGTTCTTCGGTTTCTTCTTAATAAGTCATTTTATTCCACAAACCCCTGAGGCAGTATGGTGTAGCTTTTGCCTGACTTATCTTGTAAGAAGCACATGGCTACTAAGAATATTTTTAACCAAAATATGGAAAAAAATCGTATTAGAGCATCAGGAAGAATGTTCCCTGAATAATTCAAAGAACATTCATGATGCATAG
- a CDS encoding RnfH family protein yields the protein MAEEFSIEVVYGTSQKQKIITVQVDAETTVFDAAVKSRIDREFPEIDFETQAMGIFGKRVAKPKDQRVQKGQRIELYRPLLIDPKQARANRAAKKARDEE from the coding sequence ATGGCTGAAGAGTTTTCCATTGAGGTAGTGTACGGTACCTCGCAAAAACAAAAAATTATTACGGTTCAGGTTGATGCTGAAACTACTGTATTTGATGCGGCGGTAAAAAGCCGGATTGACAGGGAATTTCCAGAAATTGACTTTGAGACCCAGGCAATGGGGATTTTTGGTAAGCGAGTGGCAAAGCCGAAGGACCAGCGAGTACAAAAGGGCCAGCGCATCGAACTGTACCGGCCATTATTGATAGATCCCAAACAGGCCCGAGCTAATCGGGCTGCCAAAAAGGCCCGTGATGAAGAATAA
- the smpB gene encoding SsrA-binding protein SmpB: MAKTKSHNTGRLIAQNKKARHDYHIEDKIEAGLALAGWELKSLRAGKAQLRDSYVIFNHDEAWLVGAHISPLSTASTHVVANPVRDRKILMHRKQIDKYKAASEQSGYTIVALDLHWSKQYVKCEIALVKGKKLHDKRETIKEREWNRQKERVLKHHV, from the coding sequence ATGGCAAAGACAAAATCTCACAACACCGGGCGGCTGATTGCACAAAACAAAAAAGCCCGCCACGACTACCACATTGAAGACAAAATAGAAGCAGGCCTTGCCCTGGCCGGATGGGAATTGAAAAGCCTCCGGGCAGGAAAAGCGCAACTGCGGGATTCCTATGTCATATTTAATCACGACGAAGCCTGGTTGGTAGGTGCTCACATCAGCCCTCTCAGTACAGCCTCGACACACGTTGTGGCAAATCCGGTACGTGATCGCAAAATACTGATGCATCGCAAGCAGATAGACAAGTATAAGGCTGCCTCTGAACAAAGCGGCTATACTATCGTTGCACTGGATCTACACTGGAGCAAGCAGTACGTAAAATGTGAAATAGCTCTGGTTAAAGGTAAAAAGCTCCATGACAAACGGGAAACCATAAAAGAGCGTGAATGGAACAGACAAAAAGAAAGAGTCTTGAAACATCACGTATAA
- a CDS encoding outer membrane protein assembly factor BamE — protein MRIFFITLLSACLLTGCILAPYHVEVPQGNLVSKEMLAQLEPGMTPEQVKFIMGTPVLNTDITPDEWLYYYRNTVGGQATTEQTITLTFKDGLLSTINGESEFSEDDL, from the coding sequence ATGCGAATTTTCTTTATAACCTTACTCTCAGCCTGTTTATTAACTGGCTGCATTCTCGCCCCTTACCACGTTGAAGTACCTCAAGGAAACTTAGTATCCAAAGAAATGCTTGCCCAGCTGGAACCCGGCATGACACCCGAACAGGTGAAATTTATTATGGGCACTCCAGTCCTGAATACAGATATAACTCCTGATGAATGGCTCTATTACTATCGGAATACCGTGGGAGGCCAGGCAACAACGGAACAAACCATTACACTGACCTTCAAGGATGGGTTGCTCAGTACGATTAATGGAGAGTCTGAGTTCAGCGAAGATGACCTGTAA
- the grpE gene encoding nucleotide exchange factor GrpE, with amino-acid sequence MTTENQTVDQGTGEGQSEELLQQETQPEQQGVADEAVTGTEGGSEAAEEIAALKEQLLRVHADMQNLRRRMEKDVEAAHKFGQEKLIKELLPVMDNLERALEAAPQEERDSNPVLEGVNMTLGLFTSALNKSDVHAINPEGEPFDPQLHQAMSMVDNPEVEPNTVIAVMQKGYTLAGRLVRPAMVMVSKGGGQKTIDEQA; translated from the coding sequence ATGACAACAGAAAATCAGACTGTTGATCAGGGAACGGGAGAAGGCCAATCTGAAGAGCTGCTTCAGCAGGAAACACAGCCTGAACAGCAGGGTGTTGCTGATGAAGCCGTGACTGGGACTGAGGGTGGCAGCGAGGCTGCTGAAGAAATTGCAGCCCTGAAAGAACAGCTGTTACGGGTTCATGCGGATATGCAGAATCTCCGTCGACGCATGGAAAAAGATGTTGAGGCGGCCCATAAATTTGGTCAGGAGAAACTGATTAAGGAGCTGTTGCCGGTTATGGATAATCTAGAACGGGCATTGGAGGCTGCGCCGCAGGAAGAGCGTGATTCAAACCCCGTTCTTGAAGGGGTTAATATGACGCTGGGGTTGTTTACCAGTGCTCTTAATAAGTCTGATGTGCATGCTATCAATCCAGAAGGCGAGCCTTTTGATCCTCAGTTACATCAGGCAATGTCCATGGTTGATAACCCTGAAGTTGAACCCAATACGGTGATTGCCGTAATGCAAAAAGGTTATACGTTAGCAGGCCGTCTGGTGCGTCCGGCAATGGTAATGGTCAGTAAAGGTGGTGGTCAAAAAACAATCGATGAGCAGGCTTGA
- a CDS encoding sodium-dependent transporter, with translation MVFGHYQYERFSYRWIMLLAISGAAIGFSNLLNFPILVGSEGGGAFLVLYLGCKFLVAIPVVMAEMALARRSRQSPVYGMETVVLESHGHRIWALVGHFSVLAGILTAAVYLVVSSWAAAYFWHWLHLPDVREPDHFLRYFFQLMSDADGLIHIQAIIIAFLIIVTALGLKAGYQPMVVVMVPALLLAVVFMGGSVVNSADLGFAAEKIFTWRTSDVSWQSVLLAIRQSFYTLGIGVGAIWACGSFMDKGQSIGWAGITVALSDLIVSIAVAFFVWGHIGQALEEGNEVVLLFQWLPSHLSYFWGLIFWGFMLLSGITSALFLLEPGTRMMVERFHLNRAFAASIVGGLVLLLAWLGQLSFGRLAGWFWYGMTIYESLVFISSTLLVPLVGFMMALFVGWVMLPGELVEEIRPSHPVRYALWRLALRFVSIVAILLLFFASLEQYLLLKPDMILLLSVCMGILFVGIRKIYLEFRR, from the coding sequence TTGGTTTTTGGACATTACCAGTATGAACGTTTCAGCTACCGATGGATCATGTTGCTGGCGATTTCCGGGGCTGCGATAGGCTTCAGTAACCTGCTTAATTTTCCGATTTTGGTCGGAAGTGAGGGTGGCGGTGCATTTCTGGTGCTTTATCTGGGCTGTAAGTTTCTGGTGGCTATTCCTGTGGTGATGGCGGAAATGGCATTGGCGAGGCGATCTCGTCAGAGTCCCGTGTATGGAATGGAAACTGTTGTCCTGGAGAGCCATGGACACCGTATTTGGGCTCTGGTTGGACATTTCTCGGTATTGGCCGGTATTTTGACTGCGGCGGTTTATCTGGTCGTATCGTCGTGGGCCGCGGCTTATTTCTGGCATTGGTTGCATTTACCTGATGTTCGTGAACCTGATCATTTTTTAAGGTATTTCTTCCAGCTAATGAGTGATGCTGATGGGTTGATTCATATCCAGGCGATCATTATTGCGTTTTTGATCATCGTAACAGCTTTGGGATTAAAGGCGGGTTATCAGCCGATGGTCGTGGTAATGGTGCCAGCGTTGTTGCTTGCAGTGGTCTTCATGGGAGGTAGTGTTGTAAACAGTGCGGATTTGGGGTTCGCCGCAGAGAAGATTTTTACCTGGCGTACCTCGGATGTCAGCTGGCAGTCGGTGTTGCTGGCTATCCGGCAGTCGTTCTATACCTTGGGTATCGGCGTGGGGGCGATATGGGCATGCGGTTCTTTTATGGATAAGGGTCAGTCTATTGGATGGGCAGGTATTACTGTGGCGTTGTCAGATTTGATTGTCAGTATTGCGGTGGCATTTTTTGTTTGGGGTCATATCGGTCAGGCACTGGAGGAAGGAAATGAAGTGGTTCTGTTGTTTCAGTGGTTGCCCAGTCACCTGAGTTATTTCTGGGGGCTGATATTTTGGGGGTTTATGCTGCTGTCAGGTATTACGTCAGCACTGTTTCTGCTGGAGCCAGGCACTCGTATGATGGTTGAGCGTTTTCATCTGAATAGGGCATTCGCTGCGAGTATTGTGGGGGGGCTGGTTTTGTTGCTTGCTTGGCTGGGGCAGTTGTCATTCGGGCGACTCGCTGGCTGGTTTTGGTATGGTATGACAATCTATGAAAGCCTGGTGTTTATCTCATCGACGCTGTTGGTTCCGCTAGTGGGCTTTATGATGGCTTTATTTGTCGGCTGGGTAATGTTACCAGGAGAACTGGTAGAGGAGATTCGGCCATCACACCCTGTACGTTATGCCCTCTGGCGACTGGCTCTTCGCTTTGTTTCCATCGTGGCTATCCTGCTGTTATTCTTCGCTTCCCTTGAGCAGTACCTGTTATTAAAACCGGATATGATCCTGTTGTTGTCTGTATGTATGGGGATTTTGTTCGTTGGCATTCGAAAGATTTACTTGGAGTTCAGGCGTTAA
- a CDS encoding type II toxin-antitoxin system RatA family toxin → MAVVIDRSALVRYSPLQMYALVNDVTRYSEFLDGVASTRVFEQSESHMLAELVLSKLGVRVILVTRNTLVTGEVIKLQLEKGPFKNLIGEWHFRPLGDSGCKVSLHLVFEPENKLLGKAVGTVMSQVGGQLVSSFCQRADQIYG, encoded by the coding sequence ATGGCCGTAGTGATTGATCGTTCCGCACTGGTCAGGTATTCACCGTTACAGATGTATGCTCTGGTCAATGATGTGACCAGATATTCAGAGTTTTTAGATGGAGTTGCCAGTACCCGGGTGTTTGAGCAGTCTGAATCGCATATGCTGGCTGAGTTGGTGCTGTCGAAACTAGGGGTTAGGGTGATTTTGGTGACCCGCAACACGCTGGTGACTGGAGAGGTTATAAAGTTGCAGCTTGAAAAAGGGCCTTTTAAAAACCTGATTGGAGAGTGGCATTTCAGGCCATTGGGTGACAGCGGGTGCAAGGTCAGTCTTCATTTGGTATTTGAACCTGAAAACAAGTTGCTGGGGAAAGCTGTGGGTACAGTGATGTCACAGGTTGGAGGACAGTTGGTGAGCAGTTTTTGTCAAAGAGCGGATCAGATTTATGGCTGA